In Planctomycetaceae bacterium, the following are encoded in one genomic region:
- a CDS encoding altronate dehydratase family protein — protein sequence MPTQEDSHVLQLHPDDNTAVARTILSRNMSLTTGGNLFSVQQDIPQGHKVAVQHISEGAPIRKFGQTIGYASSDISPGDWVHVHNVSATKPGLDYEFATQIRHAAAPDQARSFQGFRRANGKAGTRNYIALISTVNCSATTARYVARELAATDLTAFPNIDGVVPLVHKGGCAMAFDSEDHRQLNRTLAGFAEHPNIAACLVLGLGCETAQATHLEREHHLVQLGRGGSAAVADRPMVLNIQEVGGVRKTVDHAVGILRDLLPDANNVRREPIPLSELMVALECGGSDGNSGITANPAVGVAADMLVAHGGTAVLSETTEIYGAEHLLTRRAATREIGEALLERIHWWEDYARRHDASIDSNPSVGNKNGGLTTIFEKSLGAIAKGGTSPLMGVFRYAEPITTKGFVIMDSPGFDPASITGKVASGAQLVVFTTGRGSCFGCKPSPTIKVATNTPMFDRMRGDMDINAGVILDGTSVEEVGRQIFESIVATASGERTLSEQQGIGDEEFCPWVPGPIF from the coding sequence TTGCCAACACAGGAAGATTCACACGTTCTTCAATTGCATCCGGACGACAACACCGCTGTCGCACGCACGATTCTGTCTCGAAACATGTCGCTGACGACCGGTGGGAACCTGTTCAGTGTTCAGCAGGATATTCCGCAGGGCCACAAGGTCGCCGTGCAGCACATTTCGGAAGGGGCACCGATCCGGAAATTCGGCCAGACGATCGGGTATGCGTCGTCGGATATCTCGCCGGGAGACTGGGTCCACGTCCACAACGTCAGCGCGACGAAACCGGGTCTGGACTACGAATTCGCCACTCAGATTCGTCACGCCGCCGCTCCCGATCAGGCGCGGTCATTCCAGGGTTTTCGGCGAGCCAACGGAAAGGCGGGAACTCGCAACTACATCGCTCTGATCAGCACCGTCAACTGTTCCGCGACGACGGCTCGCTATGTGGCCCGTGAACTGGCCGCTACGGATCTGACCGCGTTTCCGAATATTGACGGCGTGGTGCCGCTGGTCCACAAGGGCGGCTGCGCGATGGCATTCGACAGCGAAGATCATCGGCAGTTGAACCGAACTCTGGCCGGATTTGCCGAACATCCCAACATCGCCGCATGCCTGGTGCTGGGACTGGGATGCGAAACCGCTCAGGCGACTCACCTGGAACGGGAGCATCATCTGGTTCAGCTTGGACGCGGCGGTTCGGCAGCGGTTGCCGATCGGCCGATGGTGCTGAACATTCAGGAAGTGGGCGGCGTGCGCAAGACGGTTGATCATGCCGTCGGAATTCTGCGCGACCTGCTGCCGGACGCGAACAATGTTCGTCGCGAACCGATTCCGCTGTCGGAACTCATGGTGGCTCTGGAATGCGGCGGCAGTGACGGCAACAGCGGCATAACGGCGAATCCTGCCGTTGGAGTCGCTGCCGACATGCTGGTGGCTCACGGCGGCACCGCTGTGTTGTCCGAAACCACGGAAATCTACGGAGCGGAACACCTGCTGACTCGCCGAGCGGCGACTCGCGAAATCGGCGAGGCACTGCTGGAACGAATTCACTGGTGGGAGGACTACGCTCGCCGTCACGACGCATCCATCGACAGCAATCCGTCCGTCGGCAACAAGAACGGCGGGCTGACCACGATCTTCGAAAAGTCGCTCGGCGCGATTGCGAAGGGCGGGACGTCACCGCTGATGGGAGTCTTCCGGTATGCCGAGCCCATCACGACGAAGGGCTTCGTGATTATGGACAGCCCGGGATTCGACCCGGCTTCCATCACGGGAAAAGTCGCCAGCGGTGCTCAACTCGTTGTGTTTACGACCGGGCGGGGCAGTTGTTTCGGCTGCAAGCCTTCGCCGACGATCAAAGTGGCCACCAACACCCCGATGTTCGACAGAATGCGGGGCGACATGGATATCAACGCGGGCGTCATCCTGGACGGAACCAGTGTCGAAGAAGTCGGCCGGCAGATCTTCGAAAGCATCGTGGCCACCGCCAGTGGCGAACGCACGCTGAGCGAACAGCAGGGAATCGGCGATGAAGAATTCTGCCCGTGGGTTCCCGGACCGATTTTCTGA
- a CDS encoding ABC transporter permease, with amino-acid sequence MQIRTAAFLVRSLRQESRLVSHHVMRAALAALVIFLFAMEAMSMSIRTGGGGIFASTVLLCVYWFLTLVGGIYFSMTIVEEKEEETLPLLRMTGASTFSILIGKSLPRLAVAILFLLVIAPFLLLAITLGGVLPFGLTSAILGVLVYSVMLCQLGVFASVVARDAPRAFSLTVILWMLLEFSGTWAWLLAEMIRALGGLTYNTDVVSYLQSHTWSDNWGTMLCAWSHLRLANLSEWLAARTMIGNLSSMLTAFESTEIWHDQMTFQLCAAVFFFLMSWVTFDFFTGRAVGEGAAAAAPQRSKSARRSPRRVQGQALAWKSWQYQTGGRLWFLMRLVGYPLLLLVLYTGIIIAVDEQFDAEGLGITWIYGGFIMIIVNTARLLGMVLNSEVYGKTLNSLLMLPKSSSEVLWPMILGLFPALLAATSAFFLGLFVVALDNIGNWNDVGEMLGEPWFYMFFVWVLTTAHVGLLLSVYTRYGGMMIAIAVMWIVTPMVFFSMIGVLAAVTSAGSWFGDFLEKVVPLLLIPASLTACVVIEHLIARRVEALGAQS; translated from the coding sequence ATGCAGATTCGAACCGCTGCTTTTCTTGTTCGGTCGCTGAGGCAGGAATCGCGACTCGTCAGTCATCATGTGATGCGGGCAGCACTGGCGGCACTGGTGATCTTTCTGTTCGCGATGGAAGCAATGTCGATGTCGATCCGCACGGGCGGCGGCGGGATTTTTGCGTCGACGGTGCTGTTGTGCGTGTATTGGTTCCTGACGCTTGTCGGAGGCATCTACTTCAGCATGACGATCGTCGAAGAGAAGGAAGAGGAAACTCTGCCGCTGCTGCGAATGACGGGGGCGTCGACGTTTTCGATTCTGATCGGCAAGTCGCTGCCCCGGCTGGCGGTGGCGATCCTGTTTCTGCTGGTCATCGCTCCGTTTCTGCTGCTGGCAATCACTCTGGGCGGCGTGCTGCCGTTCGGACTGACGTCGGCCATTCTGGGTGTGCTGGTGTATTCGGTCATGCTGTGCCAGTTGGGCGTCTTCGCCAGCGTTGTCGCTCGCGACGCACCCCGCGCGTTTTCGCTGACCGTCATTCTGTGGATGCTGCTGGAGTTCTCCGGCACGTGGGCGTGGCTGCTGGCGGAAATGATCCGCGCTCTGGGGGGACTGACGTACAACACGGACGTTGTCAGCTACCTGCAAAGCCATACCTGGTCGGACAACTGGGGAACGATGCTTTGTGCGTGGTCGCACCTCAGGCTGGCGAATCTGTCGGAATGGCTGGCAGCGCGCACGATGATCGGCAACCTGAGTTCGATGCTGACGGCGTTCGAAAGTACGGAGATCTGGCACGATCAGATGACGTTTCAGCTTTGTGCTGCCGTGTTCTTCTTCCTGATGAGCTGGGTGACATTTGATTTCTTCACCGGCCGCGCCGTCGGTGAAGGAGCTGCTGCGGCCGCGCCGCAACGGTCGAAGTCCGCCCGACGGTCGCCGCGCCGAGTCCAGGGACAGGCACTGGCATGGAAGTCGTGGCAATATCAAACCGGCGGCCGGTTGTGGTTCCTGATGCGTCTGGTCGGTTACCCGCTGCTGCTGCTGGTCCTTTACACAGGCATCATCATTGCGGTCGACGAACAGTTTGACGCCGAAGGTCTGGGCATCACATGGATCTACGGCGGATTCATCATGATCATCGTCAACACGGCCCGGCTACTGGGGATGGTGCTTAACAGTGAAGTCTACGGCAAGACTCTGAATTCGCTGTTGATGCTGCCGAAGTCGAGTTCCGAAGTGCTGTGGCCCATGATTCTGGGTCTGTTCCCCGCGCTGCTGGCGGCGACATCGGCCTTCTTTCTGGGCCTGTTTGTCGTCGCACTGGACAACATTGGAAACTGGAACGACGTCGGCGAGATGCTCGGCGAACCCTGGTTCTACATGTTTTTCGTGTGGGTGCTGACAACGGCACACGTGGGCTTGCTGCTGAGCGTCTACACTCGCTACGGCGGCATGATGATCGCCATCGCTGTGATGTGGATCGTGACGCCAATGGTCTTCTTTTCAATGATCGGTGTGCTGGCGGCGGTGACGAGTGCAGGCTCCTGGTTCGGCGATTTCCTGGAGAAGGTGGTGCCGCTGCTGCTGATACCCGCTTCGCTGACCGCATGTGTCGTGATTGAGCACCTGATTGCCCGCCGCGTTGAGGCGCTCGGAGCACAGTCGTGA
- the rpiB gene encoding ribose 5-phosphate isomerase B: protein MRIAIASDHAGFEYKERLRAFLSRAGHDVTDFGTNSPEPVDYPIFIRPAAEAVGAGKFDRGIVIGGSGNGEAIVANRVRGVRCTLCWNQQSAIWGRQHNNGNVLALGQRLVSYDEAEGIVQTWLTTEFEGGRHLRRIQQIDEIAPMS, encoded by the coding sequence ATGCGCATCGCCATTGCCTCCGATCACGCGGGTTTCGAATACAAGGAACGCCTGCGGGCTTTCCTGTCCCGTGCCGGGCACGACGTTACGGATTTCGGAACGAACTCCCCGGAGCCGGTGGACTATCCGATCTTCATTCGACCCGCCGCGGAAGCCGTCGGAGCCGGAAAGTTCGATCGCGGAATCGTGATCGGCGGCAGCGGAAACGGCGAGGCCATCGTGGCGAACCGGGTTCGCGGCGTACGCTGCACGTTGTGCTGGAACCAGCAGTCGGCGATCTGGGGACGGCAACACAACAACGGCAACGTCCTGGCACTCGGTCAGCGGCTCGTCAGCTATGACGAAGCGGAAGGCATCGTGCAGACGTGGCTGACAACCGAATTCGAAGGCGGACGTCACCTGCGCCGAATTCAGCAGATTGATGAAATCGCGCCGATGTCGTAG
- a CDS encoding exosortase/archaeosortase family protein — protein sequence MSDSANKFAAWIRRNGLISLLAVAHLPYLYAYYTELWSKSHYQFFPFALAGFAWLAISRADGPAGRHRIIRYLLINLDVCLIAAAVLLQSPWFMAAGAILLAFAVCVTTRDRDFNISLGYLILLPLLTLRPPLNYDIRLIQWLQKATTVVASKLLHHFQYLHLREGNVLSMPGKRLLVEDACSGVQSLFTVLFLAAVILCINRRKPMHSLIILGSGAMFAGVMNVLRVTSIAVAWQDYQFDLSGGWQHDLIGYAALLVAAGLVYSGDAFLSFFTDPVPDLGASGLSAMFVNPFTRMWNRVFGVLPRLDSRQTT from the coding sequence ATGTCCGATTCCGCAAACAAGTTCGCGGCGTGGATTCGCCGAAACGGTCTCATCAGCCTGCTGGCCGTGGCCCATTTGCCGTACCTTTACGCGTACTACACAGAGCTGTGGTCGAAGTCACATTATCAGTTCTTTCCGTTCGCCCTTGCGGGCTTTGCGTGGCTGGCGATCAGCCGCGCGGACGGTCCTGCCGGTCGACACAGGATCATTCGTTATCTGCTGATCAATCTGGATGTGTGCCTGATCGCCGCCGCTGTGCTGCTGCAGTCGCCGTGGTTTATGGCGGCGGGAGCAATTCTTCTGGCGTTCGCCGTGTGCGTGACGACTCGCGACCGAGACTTCAATATCTCGCTGGGATATCTGATCCTGCTGCCGCTGCTGACGCTTCGTCCGCCGCTGAATTATGACATCCGGCTGATTCAATGGCTGCAAAAGGCGACGACGGTGGTGGCCAGCAAGCTGCTGCACCATTTCCAATACCTGCACCTTCGCGAAGGGAATGTGCTGAGCATGCCCGGCAAGAGGCTGCTGGTCGAAGATGCCTGCAGCGGCGTGCAGTCGCTGTTTACCGTGCTGTTCCTGGCTGCCGTGATTCTGTGCATCAACCGTCGCAAGCCGATGCATTCCCTCATCATTCTGGGCAGTGGAGCCATGTTTGCCGGCGTGATGAACGTGCTGCGAGTCACTTCGATCGCCGTGGCATGGCAGGATTACCAGTTCGACCTTTCGGGCGGCTGGCAACATGATCTGATCGGTTATGCGGCCCTGTTGGTCGCGGCAGGACTGGTCTACAGCGGCGACGCATTCCTGAGCTTCTTCACGGATCCGGTTCCGGACCTGGGTGCAAGCGGCCTGTCAGCAATGTTCGTCAATCCGTTCACCCGGATGTGGAATCGGGTTTTTGGTGTCCTTCCCCGCCTCGACAGCCGCCAGACAACGTGA
- a CDS encoding tetratricopeptide repeat protein, with amino-acid sequence MSDDKTKPPVADSRNTVVTPDDPNFDPRERPGIADLMRPSYVVRWIWEFTEAWFVSRAYGRLLIGLPFLLVAVGGSSYVWWLRRASQTETIQAYEIAADDAIKDGRDEDAQLYLRSLVQQRPHEERYRFRLAMFLIEEHQTELAAAQIESMTPLDKSGYVPARVWLASQATAEKPVLNVTTELALAQLHKAISEKPDSVNAHQLLAEIYLRQNQLRQAEQHLLQIVDARPEAALLLARVQRQIGRSDEQIDTHIQSARERFEQRVIQNPRDDAARIGWSEVLALANRDNEAQAVLLEGLQQNASPALQRGLASFYVQLSTKRLRESMLNRDSCADLLSKATQLQPDNKPAVVALLQLAAAGATVSAEVLKPAVDVWKEKIAQSGDATALGDELIYIQLLASSGITDEAIVRLESLTEKNPDLRLMLARLYRAAGRTDASEELLETLLAEQRQQLTESYEARTAALHGETLLVAGRLEDARSFLVSELEKFEQGSAEAAVLNALAGRVFIALYDQRNSAEDSADDDSLVALLKEALETRVVSGLVLERLARLSSSKHPLAADAENMLTELLAGGSSNEQVYTFIGTCALEAGQTGRARQFLERAYALNKRSPMVLNNLSLALVRESPDNAERALAHLDEALSMLPDHPDVLSTRAEVYIAVGRWEEARHDLETALAKKQQSRNIHELLATVFDALNETERAEQHRRILNDLDGGI; translated from the coding sequence ATGTCGGACGACAAAACGAAGCCACCCGTCGCAGATTCCAGGAACACCGTGGTGACCCCGGATGATCCGAATTTCGATCCGCGCGAACGTCCCGGAATCGCGGATCTGATGCGGCCGTCGTACGTCGTCCGCTGGATCTGGGAATTCACGGAAGCCTGGTTCGTTTCACGGGCCTACGGCCGGCTGTTGATCGGTCTACCGTTTCTGCTGGTCGCTGTCGGTGGCAGCAGCTACGTCTGGTGGCTTCGGCGAGCTTCGCAGACGGAAACAATTCAGGCATATGAAATTGCGGCCGACGATGCCATCAAAGACGGTCGCGACGAAGATGCTCAGTTGTACCTGCGAAGTCTGGTCCAGCAGCGTCCCCACGAAGAACGCTATCGATTTCGGCTGGCAATGTTCCTGATTGAAGAACACCAGACCGAACTGGCGGCCGCTCAGATCGAAAGCATGACGCCGCTGGACAAAAGCGGCTACGTTCCCGCACGCGTCTGGCTGGCCTCACAGGCGACCGCGGAAAAACCGGTTCTGAACGTCACGACCGAACTGGCGCTGGCTCAACTTCACAAGGCCATCAGCGAAAAGCCGGACAGCGTGAACGCCCATCAGTTGCTGGCCGAAATCTACCTTCGCCAGAATCAACTGCGTCAGGCCGAGCAGCATCTGCTGCAGATCGTCGACGCGCGCCCGGAAGCAGCGCTGCTGCTGGCTCGCGTGCAGCGGCAGATCGGTCGCAGCGATGAACAGATCGACACGCACATTCAGTCCGCCCGGGAACGCTTCGAGCAGCGCGTGATTCAAAATCCGCGAGACGACGCGGCGCGAATCGGCTGGTCGGAAGTGCTGGCACTGGCGAACCGCGACAATGAAGCGCAGGCCGTTCTGCTGGAAGGACTGCAGCAGAACGCCTCGCCGGCCCTGCAGCGCGGCCTGGCATCCTTCTACGTCCAGCTTTCCACCAAGCGGCTGCGGGAATCGATGCTGAATCGCGATTCCTGCGCCGACCTGCTGTCCAAGGCGACTCAGCTTCAGCCGGACAACAAACCCGCTGTGGTCGCGCTGCTGCAACTGGCCGCCGCCGGGGCAACCGTCAGCGCCGAAGTGCTGAAGCCGGCGGTTGACGTCTGGAAGGAGAAAATCGCACAGTCCGGTGACGCGACTGCCCTGGGAGACGAACTGATCTACATTCAGCTGCTTGCATCCTCCGGAATCACCGATGAAGCGATCGTGCGTCTGGAGTCGCTCACGGAAAAAAATCCGGACCTGCGCCTGATGCTCGCCAGGCTTTACCGCGCCGCCGGGCGCACTGATGCGTCGGAAGAGCTGCTGGAAACGCTGCTTGCCGAACAGCGTCAGCAGTTGACGGAATCTTACGAGGCCCGGACCGCCGCTCTGCACGGAGAAACGCTGCTGGTCGCCGGAAGGCTCGAAGACGCGCGATCGTTCCTGGTTTCGGAGCTTGAGAAATTCGAACAGGGCAGCGCCGAAGCAGCCGTTTTGAACGCGCTGGCCGGACGCGTGTTCATTGCGCTCTACGATCAGCGAAATTCGGCCGAAGACAGCGCAGACGATGACTCGCTCGTGGCACTGCTGAAGGAAGCTCTGGAGACACGTGTCGTCAGCGGACTTGTCCTGGAACGGCTGGCGCGTCTCAGCAGTTCGAAACACCCGCTGGCCGCGGACGCCGAAAACATGCTGACGGAACTGCTGGCCGGCGGATCGTCAAACGAACAGGTCTACACGTTTATCGGCACGTGCGCTCTGGAAGCCGGGCAGACAGGCCGCGCGCGACAGTTTCTGGAACGAGCCTACGCGCTGAACAAGCGCAGTCCGATGGTGCTGAACAACCTGTCGCTGGCGCTGGTCCGCGAAAGTCCGGACAACGCCGAACGCGCTCTCGCGCATCTTGACGAAGCGCTCAGCATGCTGCCGGATCACCCCGATGTGCTGTCGACCCGTGCCGAAGTCTACATCGCCGTGGGACGCTGGGAAGAAGCCCGCCACGACCTGGAGACCGCTCTGGCAAAGAAGCAGCAGAGTCGGAATATCCACGAACTGCTGGCCACTGTGTTTGACGCACTGAACGAAACGGAACGAGCCGAACAGCACCGCCGGATTCTGAACGATCTGGACGGCGGGATCTGA
- a CDS encoding MvaI/BcnI family restriction endonuclease produces MTQRGLAGWNSAGRSGTAAFVLMVLAFVSVSARCGVKAEEPDSPALAEFLRRFDPITERGYVKTLRPGSTGVGYTLESLLRIEENNSPAGDLLGMEIKAYRDDEQRFDDHEKMNLFLKEPEWLDEMSSAERIRAYGYVDNNGRLAWYQSVTSRPNDAGLRLAVDKVHSRVVLQREDRDIAFWTFDVLQQRLQEKHSEAVFVAAATRGKGADEEFHYRAVTYCARPAVDRLLSLIDEGDVILELRMHIRPTGGARNHGTAFRVRKHRLVDLFAFQQRCRPIDGRKPGNGE; encoded by the coding sequence GTGACGCAGCGCGGGTTGGCCGGGTGGAACAGCGCCGGCAGGTCAGGCACGGCTGCGTTCGTCCTGATGGTCCTGGCGTTTGTGTCCGTCTCCGCCCGATGCGGCGTGAAGGCCGAAGAACCTGACAGCCCTGCTCTGGCTGAGTTCCTGAGACGCTTCGATCCGATCACGGAACGCGGTTACGTGAAGACGCTGCGGCCGGGATCAACCGGCGTCGGTTACACGCTGGAGTCGCTGCTGCGGATTGAAGAAAACAACTCCCCGGCGGGCGATCTGCTGGGAATGGAAATCAAGGCCTATCGTGACGACGAACAAAGGTTCGACGATCACGAGAAGATGAACCTGTTTCTGAAGGAGCCGGAATGGCTTGACGAAATGTCGTCCGCCGAACGGATCCGAGCCTACGGTTACGTCGACAACAACGGACGCCTGGCGTGGTACCAGTCAGTAACCTCACGGCCAAACGACGCCGGCTTGCGTCTGGCGGTCGACAAAGTCCATTCGCGTGTGGTGCTGCAGCGCGAAGATCGCGACATCGCTTTCTGGACGTTCGACGTTCTGCAGCAGCGTCTGCAGGAAAAGCATTCCGAAGCGGTATTCGTGGCCGCAGCGACTCGCGGCAAGGGTGCCGACGAAGAATTCCACTACCGCGCCGTGACCTACTGCGCGCGTCCGGCGGTTGATCGCCTGCTGTCACTGATCGACGAAGGCGATGTGATTCTGGAACTTCGAATGCACATCAGGCCCACCGGCGGAGCCCGCAATCACGGAACGGCCTTCCGGGTCCGCAAGCACCGCCTTGTGGATCTGTTCGCCTTTCAACAGCGATGCCGGCCGATCGACGGAAGAAAACCGGGAAACGGAGAATAG
- a CDS encoding YfcE family phosphodiesterase codes for MKIGILADIHDNVDNLRHAIRLLNAVPCEVVLIAGDFVSPLVVPSLRKLTGRVIACFGDNDGNQTGIAGGMTIVGTLGYPPLCYRTPDGVRILMAHQLQDVRDCIDEADVIVFAHTHRSSIATDRSGRIFINPGEVGGWMFREPSVAVLDTVEKRAEILRLPQMPPPVFLEG; via the coding sequence ATGAAGATCGGCATTCTTGCGGATATCCACGACAACGTTGACAACCTGAGACACGCCATCCGGCTGCTGAACGCCGTACCGTGTGAGGTGGTCCTGATCGCCGGAGATTTTGTATCGCCGCTGGTCGTGCCGTCGCTGAGAAAACTGACCGGCAGGGTCATCGCCTGCTTTGGTGACAACGACGGAAATCAGACGGGCATCGCCGGCGGCATGACGATCGTCGGCACGCTTGGTTATCCGCCGCTGTGCTACAGAACGCCGGATGGTGTCCGGATCCTGATGGCTCACCAGCTACAGGATGTTCGGGACTGCATCGACGAGGCCGATGTGATCGTCTTCGCTCACACGCATCGGTCCAGCATCGCCACGGACCGATCGGGCCGAATATTTATCAACCCGGGCGAAGTCGGCGGCTGGATGTTTCGGGAACCGTCTGTCGCCGTGCTGGACACAGTCGAGAAACGGGCTGAGATTCTGCGGCTGCCACAGATGCCGCCTCCCGTCTTTCTGGAAGGCTGA
- a CDS encoding RtcB family protein, which yields MNARQLEKLGIPKYCSKYAIAAVQELVKQKQHSSAEIKDRLRQVAESPQLFVGDPVMDALAKELLSDATEPVGEPITYRTWGSDIDPAAHRQMEDACHVPSAVGAALMPDAHVGYGLPIGGVLGLDNAVIPYAVGVDIACRMKLSVLDIPVRAMTAQFDHFRNALENGTRFGVGSVHEKPQDHQVLDQDWTVTRITKDNKSKARQQLGTSGSGNHFVEFGVFTLSEPAADLPLEPGQYVALLSHSGSRGTGASVCSFYSDIARRQLHRRHQSLGYLAWLDMDSQEGQEYWAAMNLMGDYAAANHDVIHRLVSKLLGARVITDIENHHNFAWKEHHSGRDMIVHRKGATPAAEGVLGVIPGSMADPAFVVRGKGNCESLSSASHGAGRQMSRRQAKDKFNFAAIKRTLAKRGVTVLSAGADEVPGVYKNIEQVMAEQSDLVDVIARFDPKIVRMCGDGSRAED from the coding sequence ATGAACGCCAGACAACTCGAAAAGCTGGGAATTCCGAAGTACTGCTCAAAGTACGCCATCGCCGCTGTGCAGGAACTTGTGAAACAGAAGCAGCACTCTTCCGCGGAGATCAAGGACCGGCTGCGTCAGGTGGCGGAATCGCCGCAGTTGTTCGTCGGGGATCCGGTGATGGATGCGCTGGCAAAGGAACTGCTGAGCGACGCCACGGAGCCTGTCGGCGAACCGATCACGTACCGCACGTGGGGATCCGACATTGACCCGGCCGCTCACCGACAGATGGAGGATGCCTGCCATGTTCCTTCAGCGGTCGGCGCCGCTCTGATGCCGGATGCTCACGTCGGCTACGGGCTGCCGATCGGCGGAGTTCTGGGGCTGGACAACGCCGTGATTCCGTATGCGGTCGGAGTCGACATTGCCTGCCGCATGAAACTGTCGGTGCTGGACATTCCCGTTCGGGCCATGACGGCACAGTTCGACCATTTCCGCAACGCTCTGGAGAACGGAACACGATTCGGCGTCGGCAGCGTTCACGAAAAACCGCAGGACCATCAGGTGCTCGATCAGGACTGGACGGTGACGCGGATCACGAAGGACAACAAGTCAAAGGCTCGTCAGCAACTGGGAACGTCCGGTTCCGGAAATCACTTCGTCGAATTCGGAGTCTTCACCCTGAGCGAACCGGCGGCCGACCTGCCGCTGGAACCCGGTCAGTACGTCGCGCTGCTGAGCCACAGCGGAAGTCGCGGAACGGGCGCTTCGGTGTGTTCCTTTTATTCCGACATCGCTCGCCGACAGCTTCACCGACGGCATCAGTCGCTGGGCTACCTGGCATGGCTGGATATGGACAGCCAGGAAGGTCAGGAATACTGGGCCGCGATGAATCTGATGGGCGACTACGCCGCCGCGAACCACGATGTGATCCATCGGCTGGTCTCGAAGCTGCTCGGAGCACGCGTGATCACGGACATCGAAAACCACCACAACTTCGCGTGGAAGGAGCATCACAGCGGCCGGGACATGATTGTTCATCGCAAGGGAGCGACACCGGCGGCCGAAGGTGTGCTGGGCGTGATCCCGGGATCGATGGCCGATCCGGCGTTTGTCGTCCGCGGAAAGGGGAACTGCGAAAGCCTGAGTTCGGCGTCACACGGAGCCGGCCGGCAGATGTCTCGCCGCCAGGCAAAGGACAAGTTCAACTTCGCTGCCATCAAGCGCACTCTGGCGAAGCGCGGCGTGACGGTACTTTCGGCAGGCGCTGACGAAGTCCCCGGCGTCTACAAGAACATCGAACAGGTCATGGCCGAACAGTCCGATCTGGTCGACGTGATCGCCCGCTTCGATCCGAAAATCGTCAGGATGTGCGGCGACGGCAGCCGCGCGGAGGACTGA
- a CDS encoding DUF58 domain-containing protein, producing the protein MSMGTNRTLPSNPTELAKFGKLELVARQLVEGLMIGRHRSPFKGSSVEFVEHRDYYPGDELRHIDWRAYGKTGRYYIKEFEDETNLRAHLLVDASGSMNYAGSTLSKFDYARLLAASLAWLLIGQRDSVGMVTFDSGIREQLKPSGSRDTLRRMLHILETTQPGADTSLAGVIDRLLPTFRRRSLLILISDCLDSLQALETALLRCRHAKHEIIIFRIVAPEEEEFPFERPTQFRNLEVANHRLLVDPARLRREYLRQYGEFSEGLKRLCGNNGIDHRRLLTTDPLQTVLGSWLAERMSFSRK; encoded by the coding sequence ATGTCCATGGGAACCAACAGGACGCTGCCTTCGAATCCGACCGAACTTGCGAAGTTCGGGAAGCTGGAACTGGTTGCGCGTCAGCTTGTGGAGGGACTGATGATCGGGCGGCACCGCAGTCCGTTTAAGGGGTCGAGCGTCGAGTTCGTCGAACACCGCGACTACTACCCCGGCGATGAACTTCGCCACATCGACTGGCGCGCGTACGGAAAGACAGGCCGCTACTACATCAAGGAGTTCGAAGACGAAACCAACCTGCGTGCTCACCTGCTGGTGGATGCCAGCGGCAGCATGAACTATGCCGGCAGCACGCTCAGCAAGTTTGACTACGCCCGACTGCTGGCGGCATCGCTGGCGTGGTTGCTGATTGGCCAGCGCGATTCGGTCGGGATGGTGACATTCGATTCCGGAATTCGCGAACAGTTGAAGCCGTCGGGCAGTCGCGACACTCTGCGGCGGATGCTGCACATTCTGGAAACGACGCAGCCCGGCGCAGACACCAGCCTGGCCGGCGTGATCGACCGCCTGTTGCCCACGTTTCGGCGGCGCAGTCTGTTGATTCTGATCAGCGACTGTCTTGATTCGCTGCAAGCTCTGGAAACGGCACTGCTGCGATGCCGGCACGCGAAGCATGAGATCATCATCTTCCGGATCGTGGCTCCGGAAGAAGAGGAATTTCCGTTTGAGCGCCCGACGCAGTTCCGCAATCTGGAGGTGGCGAACCACCGGCTGCTGGTCGATCCTGCGAGGTTGCGCAGGGAGTACCTTCGCCAATACGGAGAGTTTTCCGAGGGCCTGAAGCGGCTTTGCGGCAACAACGGCATCGATCATCGACGACTGCTGACAACGGACCCGCTGCAGACCGTGCTGGGAAGCTGGCTGGCGGAACGTATGAGTTTCAGCCGAAAGTAG